One region of Termitidicoccus mucosus genomic DNA includes:
- a CDS encoding TonB-dependent receptor domain-containing protein, translating to MVGSLAAFAQNEPAPESRQFAVITGRVLNTDSQLYIANAEVRIAGTAALVYTEDGGTYRIEVPAGSVTLTVSYAGLQTATRTLDAAPDATLTADFELHPLGLDRRAAAAIASGTAAAGGIDPNVIVLDRFTVSAERTGQAKVLMEQRAADNAKTIISTDQFGELTQGSVGEFMKYMPGVTLDTDDEGELAYVRVGGLDPKYAGFSMDGIQLASATEGGSRANHFQQMSITAIESIEFNQTLLARMPANKPAGSFELKTRYAFNRKQPEISFDFGLDGTGDTLELGRDYLPDNKKRMRTYPGGRVSYGGAFFKRRLGIEASVSQYQQYRNDQRHTITYTYPTAPYISDETGELQNPNPTTTFVTRNGNQEALQGPSLLNLAWLDGPRIKTSQAASLNLDYKITPNLTFALKNSYTYNENEYYNIYYTLEAINRDDNYTVNTNSPAPGASVNSTLTYWEVDATGPGGAQSLETVLREGPSFRVTKNTNYTISPRLEYKNGPLQINFRGAYSYSHGDYSDGDTGRFRGAPNRLGGLSWIATRDSTDSPTWTLTQTGGSLWTEAQNLSRVPSSGGTGAYLFGVYYDDPHYTENTQTSGYLDLTYAMRVFNHPVTFRAGGAVINSDYTRRRNQKNFNYIGPEGTQVASTYPMADHYIFNMDLGGKAGNVNAQNWPVVNQNQLWDLYVAHPEYFTVDAVDNTQNALTNRNDLTERIDALYAEATTRAGKFSFNLGVRVERTVTDISFTNMRTPAQIAELQKLATPEEIASGMFNTSTVRGKLFQYYDGERGTRNVDYDNVFLSGGIKYDITSNLRFQFSMSQSILRPDYGNLSGVVNFPDYYVTNLWVPNPKLKPEKTAKYYAGLQWYLNPAGIVELSAYRLDIDALQISNQVITAAQATDQLGYSLDDLLKGLDAGDAVIDEETQQAITETMQDITYRSTINAEGTRTVYGVTVRYDQQLTFLPGMLKGLSVFGSFTTASLQNAERDEEKIGRASKSANGGIKYRLGRFSFSLRGNWADDKLISITRPYTGRQWTTSDHIYEKARLTIDFSGNFSLNKNLELVWSIRNLTEEPYIRYSNVPGRISWYSVPDTIWNFSIRGKY from the coding sequence GTGGTGGGCTCTCTTGCCGCCTTCGCACAAAACGAGCCCGCTCCAGAATCCCGGCAATTCGCCGTCATCACCGGACGCGTCCTCAACACTGACTCTCAACTCTACATCGCCAACGCCGAGGTCCGCATCGCCGGCACCGCCGCCCTCGTCTATACCGAGGACGGCGGCACCTACCGCATTGAGGTTCCCGCCGGCTCCGTCACCCTCACCGTCAGCTACGCTGGCCTCCAGACCGCCACCCGCACGCTCGACGCCGCCCCTGACGCCACTCTCACCGCCGACTTTGAGTTGCACCCCCTCGGCCTCGATCGCCGCGCCGCCGCGGCCATCGCATCCGGCACCGCCGCTGCCGGCGGCATTGACCCCAATGTCATCGTCCTCGACCGCTTCACCGTCAGCGCCGAGCGCACCGGCCAGGCCAAGGTGCTCATGGAGCAGCGCGCCGCCGACAACGCCAAGACCATCATCTCCACCGACCAGTTCGGCGAACTCACCCAAGGCAGCGTCGGCGAGTTCATGAAATACATGCCCGGCGTCACCCTTGACACCGACGATGAGGGCGAACTCGCCTACGTCCGCGTCGGCGGCCTCGACCCCAAATACGCCGGCTTCTCCATGGACGGCATCCAGCTCGCCTCCGCCACCGAGGGCGGCTCCCGCGCCAATCACTTCCAGCAGATGAGCATCACCGCCATCGAGTCCATCGAGTTCAACCAGACCCTCCTCGCCCGCATGCCCGCCAACAAGCCCGCCGGCAGCTTTGAGCTCAAAACCCGCTACGCCTTCAACCGCAAGCAGCCCGAAATCTCCTTCGACTTCGGCCTCGATGGCACTGGCGACACCCTCGAACTCGGCCGCGACTACCTGCCCGACAACAAAAAGCGCATGCGCACCTACCCCGGCGGTCGCGTCAGCTACGGCGGCGCCTTCTTCAAACGCCGCCTCGGCATTGAGGCCAGTGTTTCCCAATACCAGCAATACCGCAACGACCAGCGCCACACCATCACCTACACCTACCCTACCGCCCCCTACATTAGCGATGAGACCGGCGAGCTGCAAAACCCGAACCCCACCACCACCTTCGTCACCCGCAACGGCAATCAGGAGGCCCTGCAAGGCCCCTCCCTCCTCAATCTGGCATGGCTCGACGGCCCCCGCATCAAAACCTCCCAGGCCGCCAGCCTCAACCTCGACTACAAAATCACCCCCAACCTCACCTTCGCCCTCAAAAACAGCTACACCTACAACGAAAACGAATACTACAACATCTACTACACCCTGGAAGCTATCAACCGCGACGACAACTACACCGTCAACACCAACTCCCCCGCCCCCGGCGCCTCCGTCAACTCCACCCTCACCTACTGGGAGGTGGATGCCACCGGCCCCGGCGGTGCGCAGTCTTTGGAAACCGTGCTTCGCGAAGGCCCCTCCTTCCGCGTCACCAAAAACACCAACTACACCATCTCCCCCCGCCTCGAATACAAGAACGGCCCTCTTCAAATTAACTTCCGCGGCGCCTACTCCTACTCCCACGGCGACTACAGCGACGGCGACACGGGCCGCTTCCGCGGCGCCCCGAACCGCCTCGGCGGTCTCAGCTGGATCGCCACGCGCGATTCCACTGACTCCCCCACCTGGACCCTGACCCAGACCGGCGGCTCCCTCTGGACCGAGGCCCAGAACCTCAGCCGCGTCCCCTCTTCCGGCGGCACCGGCGCCTACCTCTTCGGCGTCTATTACGACGACCCCCACTACACCGAAAACACCCAGACCTCCGGCTACCTCGACCTCACCTACGCCATGCGCGTCTTCAACCACCCCGTCACCTTCCGCGCCGGCGGTGCCGTCATCAACAGCGACTACACCCGCCGCCGAAACCAGAAAAACTTCAACTACATCGGCCCCGAGGGCACCCAGGTCGCCTCCACCTACCCCATGGCCGACCACTACATCTTCAACATGGACCTCGGCGGCAAGGCCGGCAACGTCAACGCGCAAAACTGGCCCGTCGTCAACCAGAACCAGCTCTGGGACCTCTACGTCGCCCACCCCGAATACTTCACGGTGGACGCCGTGGACAACACCCAGAACGCCCTCACCAACCGCAACGACCTCACCGAGCGCATCGACGCCCTCTACGCCGAGGCCACCACCCGCGCCGGCAAGTTCAGCTTCAATCTCGGCGTCCGTGTCGAGCGCACCGTCACCGACATTTCCTTCACCAACATGCGCACCCCGGCCCAGATCGCGGAACTCCAAAAACTGGCCACCCCCGAGGAAATCGCCTCCGGCATGTTCAACACCTCCACCGTCCGCGGCAAACTGTTCCAGTATTACGACGGCGAGCGCGGCACACGCAACGTTGACTACGACAACGTCTTCCTCTCCGGCGGCATCAAATACGACATCACCTCCAACCTCCGCTTCCAGTTCTCCATGTCGCAGTCCATCCTTCGCCCCGACTACGGCAACCTCTCCGGCGTCGTCAACTTTCCCGATTATTACGTCACCAACCTCTGGGTTCCCAATCCCAAGCTCAAACCCGAGAAAACCGCCAAATATTATGCCGGTCTCCAGTGGTATCTCAACCCCGCCGGCATCGTCGAACTCTCCGCCTACCGCCTCGACATAGACGCCCTCCAAATCTCGAACCAGGTCATCACCGCCGCGCAGGCCACGGACCAGCTCGGCTACTCCCTCGACGACCTGCTCAAGGGCCTCGACGCCGGCGATGCGGTCATTGATGAGGAAACCCAGCAGGCCATCACGGAAACCATGCAGGACATCACCTACCGCTCCACCATCAACGCCGAGGGCACCCGCACCGTCTATGGCGTCACCGTCCGCTACGACCAGCAGCTCACCTTCCTCCCCGGCATGCTCAAGGGCCTCTCCGTCTTCGGTTCCTTCACCACCGCCTCCCTGCAAAACGCCGAGCGGGACGAGGAAAAAATCGGCCGCGCCAGCAAGTCCGCCAACGGGGGCATCAAATACCGCCTCGGCCGCTTCTCCTTCAGCCTCCGCGGCAACTGGGCCGACGACAAGCTCATCTCCATCACCCGCCCCTACACCGGACGCCAGTGGACGACCTCCGACCATATCTACGAGAAAGCCCGCCTCACGATAGACTTCTCCGGCAACTTCAGCCTCAACAAGAACCTAGAGCTGGTCTGGTCCATCCGCAACCTCACCGAGGAACCCTACATCCGCTACTCCAACGTCCCAGGCCGTATCTCCTGGTATAGCGTCCCCGACACCATCTGGAACTTCAGCATAAGGGGAAAATACTGA
- a CDS encoding autotransporter outer membrane beta-barrel domain-containing protein: MKYKLARLALAAAALALGTVRAADITWATGSTGNWDSPGNWYGGVTPGAGDNIVISSGTAVIPSVLTVTTSNAAIGVPAGATASVDLSGYWNNTDTLYIGHTGLGSLAIHNGGTLQLGSAKFLYVGYSGTGVLVIDEGGVLKRSGGTDIYIGGTHNASDIGTATPVGSGSIVVNGLLDTPGSYLRIGAGGDGYLYVGQTGTVNATGMRLTYQSFNSTGTAIIDGVWNSTGYIIASHWGSSYFEVGQTGTALIGDYFSIGQGDGTGNPLTATSTATIAGYLKTTNAFQVANRMAATVDITETGTVVVGTRIYVGNAATATGTLNVAGVVNVNGANSATASTQLDIGTTGTGYLNVLGTGTVISTPRIMLARNANSYGELNIASGGYWDGAGQLYIGYGGVGALHVASGGTFFAAQGVYLAQTGTATVTVDGYWENRSGLIYTGIGGRGVFTITETGTVKGANSFRVAGTGDGNTDTGDSNVYVHGVLDNATYTIGVGYAGQGRMDVYSTGTVIAGDMYVGDRIAATGTLTLHDGSILITNGDIFRIGNSGKGVLIVEEGAAILTDNDRLNGTSLDFTLGNAAGSSGTVHLSGTLLTAHTIKNGALGTGYLDIRSTSRVTAGGGYTQNAASTLKVELDTGRREDTLFPDLSAPLIEAGGKATLSGTLLVTGSAVADIPEFEWVNNQAKAGTLTGIPVLRATGGITGDFDTVEIEGLIIPATLPDFIRGGGLKINEGGPVDTRYDVGYGLAWKAGVNSAHGTFTLDEGKTFINDLQLSDRAGLTFDTGWDGKSLTKKGPGTLVLTVQNAYTGATTVDDGILRFAGPVNITLGDLIVNSGTIDFGSLDAAGVAATPAPNVDPSLTAGDFRTIHAASLSGTGGVYRMSFDLATGAGDKLVIAGDAAAGIHQFDITLKNTGGGMPTGAEPIPELALIGGVNQATLAPNVIIDGVSSGTSFDRGAFHYEVVTDSVAGTLKIVPVSMGAEYRAPINGVLAAPLSLLWFDQQDNLARRFGELRSPRETGAGFDLWARGHAATASVGGGSTDMRLADIDLWGAEIGADHTWRLDAERVTIGLYASVGNASQDYNRGAGAATRESDLLGFGLYAAWLADSGWFANATLSSVNYDNTLDAANPAGDHTTADYTDRAFGASVEIGRRIQIGAGFFAEPSLQGTLARLTLASYTTGGLMDDGVTPSYVFGVRGSSATITRARAAIRAGRAWEINGLGWLELAARAGFIRETSSGGELAIGPEKWSPNLDGNRYEAGLGLYWQPFNRGQLYFDYEYAAGDNYEKPWALSLGLRLSL, from the coding sequence ATGAAATATAAACTTGCACGTCTCGCCCTCGCCGCCGCCGCCCTTGCCCTCGGCACCGTCCGCGCCGCCGACATCACGTGGGCCACCGGCTCCACCGGCAACTGGGACAGCCCCGGCAACTGGTATGGCGGCGTCACCCCCGGTGCCGGCGATAACATCGTTATCAGTTCCGGCACCGCCGTCATTCCCTCTGTGCTGACCGTCACCACCTCTAACGCCGCCATCGGCGTCCCCGCTGGCGCGACCGCCAGCGTGGACCTCTCCGGCTACTGGAATAACACCGACACTCTCTACATCGGTCATACCGGCCTCGGCTCCCTCGCCATCCACAACGGCGGCACCCTCCAGCTCGGTAGCGCCAAGTTTTTATATGTCGGCTACTCCGGCACCGGCGTTCTTGTCATAGACGAAGGCGGCGTCCTCAAGCGCTCTGGCGGCACCGACATTTACATCGGCGGCACCCATAACGCCTCCGACATCGGCACCGCCACTCCCGTCGGCTCCGGCTCCATCGTCGTCAACGGTCTCCTCGACACCCCCGGCAGTTATCTCCGCATCGGCGCCGGCGGCGACGGTTACCTCTACGTCGGCCAAACCGGCACCGTCAACGCCACCGGCATGCGCCTAACCTACCAAAGTTTCAATTCCACCGGCACCGCCATCATCGACGGTGTCTGGAACAGCACCGGCTACATCATCGCCTCCCACTGGGGCAGCAGCTACTTTGAGGTTGGCCAGACTGGCACCGCCCTTATCGGCGACTACTTCTCCATCGGCCAAGGCGACGGCACTGGCAACCCCCTCACTGCCACCAGCACCGCCACCATCGCGGGCTACCTGAAAACCACCAACGCCTTTCAGGTCGCCAACCGCATGGCCGCCACCGTTGACATCACCGAGACCGGTACCGTCGTCGTCGGCACCCGTATCTATGTCGGCAACGCCGCCACCGCCACCGGCACCCTCAACGTCGCCGGCGTCGTCAACGTCAATGGCGCCAACAGTGCCACCGCCAGCACCCAGTTGGACATCGGCACCACCGGCACCGGCTACCTCAACGTCCTCGGCACCGGCACCGTCATTTCTACCCCCCGCATCATGCTGGCCCGCAACGCAAACTCCTACGGCGAACTCAACATCGCCTCCGGCGGCTATTGGGACGGGGCCGGCCAGCTCTACATCGGCTACGGCGGCGTCGGAGCCCTCCACGTCGCCTCCGGCGGTACCTTCTTCGCCGCCCAAGGCGTCTATCTCGCCCAAACCGGCACCGCCACCGTCACGGTTGACGGCTACTGGGAAAACCGGTCAGGCCTCATCTACACCGGCATCGGCGGTCGGGGCGTCTTCACTATCACCGAGACCGGCACCGTCAAAGGCGCCAATTCCTTCCGTGTCGCCGGCACCGGTGACGGCAATACCGACACGGGCGACAGCAACGTCTATGTCCATGGCGTCCTCGACAACGCTACCTACACCATCGGCGTCGGCTACGCCGGCCAGGGCCGCATGGATGTCTATTCCACCGGCACCGTCATCGCGGGCGATATGTATGTCGGCGACCGCATCGCCGCCACTGGCACCCTCACCCTCCACGACGGATCCATCCTCATCACCAACGGCGACATCTTCCGCATCGGCAACTCCGGCAAGGGCGTCCTCATCGTCGAGGAAGGCGCCGCCATCCTCACCGACAATGACCGGCTCAATGGCACCTCCCTCGACTTCACCCTCGGCAACGCAGCCGGTTCCTCTGGCACCGTCCATCTCTCCGGCACGCTCCTCACCGCCCACACCATCAAAAACGGTGCCTTAGGCACCGGTTACCTCGACATCAGAAGCACCAGCCGCGTCACCGCCGGCGGCGGCTACACCCAGAACGCCGCCTCCACCCTCAAGGTCGAACTCGACACCGGCCGCCGCGAGGACACACTCTTCCCCGACCTCTCCGCCCCACTCATCGAGGCCGGCGGCAAGGCCACCCTCTCCGGCACCCTCCTCGTCACTGGCAGCGCCGTTGCCGACATACCTGAATTCGAGTGGGTCAACAATCAGGCCAAGGCAGGCACCCTCACCGGCATCCCCGTCCTCCGCGCCACCGGCGGCATCACCGGTGACTTCGACACCGTCGAAATCGAAGGTCTCATCATCCCCGCAACCCTCCCCGACTTCATCCGCGGCGGCGGTCTCAAGATCAACGAGGGCGGCCCCGTGGACACCCGCTACGACGTCGGCTACGGCCTCGCTTGGAAAGCCGGTGTCAACTCCGCCCACGGTACTTTCACCTTGGATGAAGGCAAAACCTTCATCAATGACCTCCAGCTCTCCGACCGCGCCGGCCTCACCTTCGACACCGGCTGGGACGGCAAGTCCCTCACCAAAAAAGGCCCCGGCACCCTCGTCCTCACCGTTCAGAACGCCTACACCGGCGCCACCACCGTGGACGACGGCATTCTCCGCTTCGCCGGCCCCGTCAACATCACCCTCGGTGACCTCATCGTCAACTCAGGCACCATCGACTTCGGCAGCCTCGACGCCGCTGGCGTAGCGGCAACTCCTGCGCCCAACGTGGACCCCTCTCTGACCGCTGGCGACTTCCGCACCATCCACGCCGCTTCGCTCTCCGGTACCGGCGGCGTTTATCGCATGTCCTTCGACCTCGCCACCGGTGCCGGCGACAAGCTCGTCATCGCCGGCGACGCCGCCGCTGGCATCCACCAGTTCGACATCACCCTCAAGAACACTGGCGGCGGAATGCCCACGGGCGCCGAGCCCATCCCGGAACTCGCCCTCATCGGCGGCGTTAACCAGGCCACCCTTGCCCCCAACGTCATCATCGACGGCGTCTCCAGCGGCACCTCCTTCGATCGCGGCGCCTTCCATTACGAAGTCGTCACCGACTCCGTGGCCGGCACCCTCAAAATCGTCCCCGTCAGCATGGGCGCCGAGTATCGCGCCCCCATCAACGGAGTCCTCGCCGCGCCCCTCTCCCTCCTCTGGTTCGACCAGCAGGACAACCTTGCCCGCCGCTTCGGCGAACTCCGCTCACCCCGCGAAACCGGCGCCGGCTTCGACCTCTGGGCCCGCGGCCACGCCGCCACCGCCTCCGTCGGCGGCGGCTCCACCGACATGCGCCTCGCAGACATTGACCTCTGGGGCGCGGAAATCGGCGCCGACCACACCTGGCGCCTTGACGCCGAGCGCGTCACCATCGGCCTCTACGCCAGCGTCGGCAACGCCTCCCAGGACTACAACCGCGGCGCCGGCGCCGCCACCCGCGAAAGCGACCTGCTCGGCTTCGGCCTCTACGCCGCCTGGCTGGCCGACTCCGGCTGGTTCGCCAACGCCACCCTCTCCTCCGTCAATTACGACAACACCCTCGACGCCGCCAACCCCGCAGGCGACCACACCACCGCCGACTACACCGACCGCGCCTTCGGCGCCTCCGTCGAGATTGGCCGCCGCATCCAAATCGGCGCCGGCTTCTTCGCCGAGCCCTCCCTCCAGGGCACCCTCGCCCGCCTCACCCTCGCCTCCTACACCACCGGCGGACTCATGGACGATGGCGTAACCCCCAGCTACGTCTTCGGCGTCCGGGGCTCCTCCGCCACCATCACCCGCGCCCGCGCCGCCATCCGCGCCGGTCGCGCCTGGGAAATCAACGGCCTCGGCTGGCTGGAGCTGGCCGCCCGCGCCGGCTTCATCCGCGAGACCAGCTCCGGCGGCGAACTCGCCATCGGTCCTGAAAAATGGAGTCCCAACCTCGACGGCAACCGCTACGAAGCCGGCCTCGGCCTCTACTGGCAGCCCTTCAATCGCGGCCAGCTTTATTTCGATTACGAATACGCCGCCGGCGACAACTACGAAAAACCCTGGGCTCTCAGCCTCGGCCTCCGCCTCTCCCTCTGA
- a CDS encoding autotransporter outer membrane beta-barrel domain-containing protein produces MNPFAFIAATAKGARTFLSATRKPAGRDARAPFFLALAALLLSLATPGPAFSQSIAAGGTLSATPLLPGTDGTYYYEGFDSANSRYVFISTTGTYFYVDSGGNTTVGGTIGTVATASPYRAVVQSGTTTFQFYNRNAGLYTPVEITTPGGVISGTSFAPRGGFWSASDVTFTLDGSADASGLWIEGYSNLTSATGAPADVADPVASVVSGSTYYYRHNGADTTVVTPAIVVAGVTVRTSSTYSLASVFSGTNVNILSPVVNNSSRQALSIRNDAAVFLYGGTISKIATATGEASETFYLVGNQEGLGSSAHFHGEDLAIITSGTALEAFNLGGGHTTADLYRSTITSTIYAVNATTNHTQVFNLNDQSGLGGAHFYGEDLAISIDNSNNGAVVPIRVFAFGYGANTIALKNSTLTSNGKGAVFRWKTSEGTGGYAGGNEAMHDGNTSSVTLENTSIFTTGNYAPIFQQTGRFGSATVVGGTLSTTGANSPIIRLAGANDAQDEARFTGLFTNVLLEAPNSSAIDLDINVRDSTNYGEDGGGVGKEVTTLISTAWDLVFQSSTLNAAKAMRIATAGADNSPFANETKLTVRDSVFNGRIEMLVSGVGTGVYETTGANLRLKGERSTFTGGFYLTGTEVARKYHEAELYLIDSFFGTEGAPAPVTMENRGGLVIKFDHTPMVGDITLSGSTRTYLDLTSSPVTGSISLAGTALLQNSPGLDLNNRAATVRDSSISGGFNLAGASSVDLTLTGNTTVSGGITATDAATATLRFKDSSSINGGVTLSGSSSVTLVLSSVDQLTGDLVVNDRARLALATFAGTPISLDRNFDLGGIWSIPGKTTLVGTLDLTSPLATLSIVSAAKDSLILKSGLTGNGRLDIESIDGALVGAAEIHVIRDETNTFVSGTDRPLILSHPVDYGLAAYTLENRADGAYLVGGLDRGSYGTAGAAVLNTTALSAQDYFSALEPLQRHASDLRDRAAAGAFRRANFDTGDLWVQGRAVDTEVDRSNPSLDFTQRTLGITAGADAHYDLGTATLATGVFADTATTLRDFISTADGRTVTIGAGFTALWAHRNGLYASGLARFDTSNHTLDTHSPNNALSADYHTQSGGIALEAGWRLGHDLLSFIPEGWWFEPSLGFGYAKLAGATYTTESNRENNIIDITLAGAKALQYRAALAVGYKLDENWNLLARLAYANVDASGGTISGGGVSNVATLLDGARYEAAVGVTRRVGANGRIHLDYAYTSGDDYTRPYTLTLGYSHLW; encoded by the coding sequence ATGAACCCATTCGCTTTCATTGCCGCCACCGCCAAAGGGGCGCGGACATTCTTGTCCGCGACCCGCAAGCCCGCGGGCAGGGATGCCCGCGCTCCTTTCTTCCTCGCTCTTGCCGCCCTCCTCCTCTCCCTCGCCACGCCCGGCCCGGCCTTCTCCCAATCCATCGCCGCCGGCGGCACGCTTTCCGCCACTCCGCTCCTGCCCGGCACCGACGGCACCTATTACTATGAAGGCTTCGACTCGGCCAACAGCCGCTACGTCTTCATTTCCACCACCGGCACCTACTTCTACGTTGATAGCGGTGGCAACACCACCGTCGGAGGCACCATCGGCACTGTCGCCACCGCATCCCCCTATCGCGCCGTCGTCCAAAGCGGCACCACCACCTTTCAGTTCTACAACCGCAACGCCGGCCTCTACACCCCAGTTGAAATTACCACCCCCGGCGGTGTCATCTCCGGCACTAGCTTCGCCCCCCGTGGCGGCTTCTGGTCCGCCAGCGACGTCACCTTCACCCTCGACGGCTCCGCCGACGCCTCCGGCCTCTGGATCGAAGGCTACTCCAACCTCACCTCTGCCACCGGTGCCCCCGCCGACGTGGCCGACCCCGTTGCCAGCGTGGTTTCCGGCAGCACCTACTACTACAGGCACAACGGCGCCGACACCACCGTCGTCACCCCCGCCATCGTCGTCGCCGGCGTCACCGTCCGAACCAGCTCTACCTACAGCCTCGCCTCCGTCTTCTCCGGCACCAACGTCAACATTCTCTCTCCCGTCGTAAACAACTCCTCCCGCCAGGCCCTCTCCATCCGCAACGACGCCGCCGTCTTCCTCTACGGCGGCACCATCTCGAAAATTGCCACCGCCACCGGCGAGGCCTCCGAAACTTTTTACTTGGTCGGCAATCAGGAGGGCCTCGGCTCTTCCGCGCATTTCCACGGCGAGGACCTTGCCATCATCACCAGCGGCACCGCCCTTGAAGCCTTCAACCTCGGCGGCGGGCACACCACCGCCGACCTCTATCGCTCCACCATCACCTCCACCATCTACGCCGTCAACGCCACCACCAATCACACCCAGGTCTTCAACCTTAACGACCAGTCCGGCTTGGGCGGCGCTCACTTCTACGGCGAGGATCTCGCCATCAGCATAGACAACAGCAACAACGGCGCGGTCGTCCCCATCCGTGTTTTCGCCTTCGGCTACGGCGCCAACACCATCGCCCTCAAAAATTCCACCCTTACCTCCAACGGCAAAGGCGCCGTCTTCCGCTGGAAAACCTCCGAGGGCACCGGCGGCTATGCCGGCGGCAATGAGGCCATGCACGACGGCAACACCAGCTCCGTCACCCTCGAAAACACCAGCATCTTCACCACCGGCAACTACGCCCCCATCTTCCAGCAAACCGGCCGCTTCGGCAGCGCCACCGTCGTCGGCGGCACTCTCTCCACCACCGGCGCCAACTCCCCCATCATCCGCCTCGCCGGCGCCAACGACGCCCAGGACGAAGCCCGCTTCACCGGACTCTTTACCAACGTCCTCCTCGAGGCCCCGAACTCCTCCGCCATTGACCTCGACATCAACGTCAGGGACTCCACCAACTACGGCGAAGACGGCGGCGGCGTCGGCAAGGAAGTCACCACCCTCATCTCCACCGCTTGGGATCTCGTCTTTCAAAGTTCCACCCTCAACGCCGCCAAGGCCATGCGCATCGCCACCGCCGGCGCCGACAACAGCCCCTTCGCCAACGAAACCAAGCTCACCGTCCGCGATTCCGTCTTCAACGGCCGCATCGAAATGCTCGTCTCCGGTGTCGGCACCGGCGTTTACGAAACCACCGGCGCCAACCTCCGACTCAAGGGCGAGCGCTCCACCTTCACCGGTGGCTTCTACCTGACCGGCACCGAGGTCGCCCGCAAATACCACGAGGCCGAGCTTTACCTCATAGACTCCTTCTTCGGCACCGAGGGAGCTCCCGCCCCCGTCACCATGGAAAACCGCGGCGGTCTCGTCATCAAGTTCGACCACACCCCCATGGTCGGCGACATCACCCTCTCCGGCTCCACCCGCACCTACCTCGATCTCACCAGTTCCCCCGTCACCGGCTCCATCTCCCTCGCCGGCACCGCCCTCCTCCAAAACAGCCCCGGCCTCGACCTCAACAACCGCGCCGCCACCGTCCGCGACTCCTCCATCTCCGGCGGCTTCAACCTCGCCGGCGCTTCCTCCGTTGACCTCACCCTCACCGGCAACACCACCGTCTCCGGCGGCATCACCGCCACCGACGCCGCCACCGCCACCCTCCGCTTCAAGGACAGTTCCTCCATCAATGGCGGCGTCACCCTCTCCGGCAGTTCCTCCGTCACCCTCGTCCTCTCCAGCGTTGACCAGCTCACCGGCGACCTCGTCGTCAACGACCGCGCCCGCCTCGCCCTCGCCACCTTCGCCGGCACACCCATCAGCCTCGACCGCAACTTCGACCTCGGCGGCATCTGGAGCATCCCCGGCAAAACCACCCTCGTCGGTACCCTCGACCTCACCAGCCCGCTCGCCACCCTCTCCATCGTCAGTGCCGCCAAGGACTCCCTCATCCTCAAGTCCGGTCTCACCGGCAACGGCCGCCTCGACATCGAATCCATCGATGGCGCCCTCGTCGGCGCCGCCGAAATCCACGTCATCCGCGACGAAACCAACACCTTCGTTTCCGGCACCGACCGGCCCCTCATCCTCTCCCATCCCGTGGACTACGGCCTCGCCGCCTACACCCTCGAAAACCGCGCCGACGGCGCCTACCTCGTCGGCGGCCTCGATCGCGGCTCTTACGGCACCGCCGGCGCCGCCGTTCTCAACACCACCGCCCTCTCCGCCCAAGACTATTTCTCCGCCCTCGAACCGCTTCAACGCCACGCCTCCGATCTCCGCGACCGCGCCGCCGCCGGTGCCTTCCGTCGCGCCAACTTCGACACCGGCGACCTCTGGGTTCAGGGCCGCGCCGTTGACACCGAAGTGGACCGCTCCAACCCCTCCCTCGACTTCACCCAGCGCACCCTCGGTATCACCGCCGGCGCCGACGCCCACTACGACCTCGGCACCGCCACCCTCGCCACCGGCGTCTTTGCCGACACCGCCACCACCCTCCGCGACTTCATCAGCACCGCCGACGGTCGCACCGTCACCATCGGCGCCGGCTTCACCGCCCTCTGGGCTCACCGCAACGGACTCTACGCCTCCGGCCTCGCCCGCTTCGACACCTCCAACCACACCCTCGACACCCACTCCCCCAACAACGCTTTGTCCGCCGACTACCACACCCAGTCCGGCGGCATCGCCCTCGAAGCCGGCTGGCGACTCGGCCACGACCTCCTCTCCTTCATCCCCGAAGGCTGGTGGTTCGAACCCTCCCTCGGCTTCGGTTACGCCAAACTCGCCGGCGCCACCTACACCACCGAGTCCAACCGCGAGAACAACATCATCGACATCACCCTCGCCGGCGCAAAGGCCCTCCAATACCGCGCCGCCCTCGCCGTTGGCTATAAACTCGACGAAAACTGGAATCTCCTCGCCCGCCTCGCCTATGCCAATGTGGACGCCTCCGGCGGCACCATCTCCGGCGGCGGCGTGAGCAACGTCGCCACGCTCCTCGACGGCGCCCGCTACGAAGCTGCCGTCGGTGTCACCCGCCGCGTCGGCGCCAACGGACGCATCCACCTCGACTACGCCTACACCTCCGGCGACGACTACACCCGCCCCTACACCCTCACCCTCGGCTACAGCCACCTCTGGTGA